tttttgaaTAAGAAATTTATGTTTGGATATAAAGAAAGAATCCATTTCCGAGTTGCAAGTTTGCAACTGTGTAAGTATTATCGTACCTGCCGAACCAAAAGGATTATGGGGCGCACCTTTCTCTTTCCTTcgctttctcttttcctttcagTGGATAGATGTCGCTTTCTGATAGATGGATGGTATATATAGTCCTGTTCCTGTAGTGGTGGATTACTCAGTTACAAAATTGGATATTTATTTGTCTAGTAATTAAATTGCCTTTACTTGGTtcacatatttattttttcatttgataATTTAGAAATTACACTTagttattctataattttatatttattttttgttgaaaattttactatccaataagataagaaagtaaaaattttcgttaaccacatAATACTTATgtgtaaatttttaaaccaaataataatataataaaaatgtgCTAAATTAGTGTATAgttaagtgcaatttttttaaccatagaataataatgtaaaaaataagctaaatcacATGACGGTAAATTGAAGCGTACCCTTCCAATTATAGAGagattaatactatatatacacaaaAAATAAGTATAAGTATTACATATTCTGTTCAAAGATTTAGACGCTCTTTCTCAAATTTTGAtattgttaataaaaaaaataattatatatatatatatatatatatatatatatatgtgtgtgtgtgtgtgtgtttgtgttcggctactatgttatcggtagcacgaagcgctccgtactaccaagttgttttcgatgatgtggcttccaaatcgacgatcggcttcgttaaatgatctacactattgaaagtatttagaaactaaatttcagattttttcgacatcatttgactagtgatcaaaagatctcaaaattgacaattttaatagccgatgtggtgtgtttgtgagtttaacggtgtaaaacaatccaaatgcgataaaaattttatagaaaattaatttcactatttagagtaagatcagtatatctgatattgaatttaaatcttttatcattacttttcataagatttttattttcagccgttcaattttatactacttgtttgataggtaaatgatatcgaaaaattataaaatttagtttctaaatactttcaatagagtagatcaagtctaatggagccgatcgtcgatttggaagccacatcatcgaaaacaactttgtagcacggagcgctctgtgctaccgatagtatagtagcctagttatatatatatatatatatatatatatattatatatatatatatatatatataatatatatatatatactatatatatatatatatattctggaCTATTTATACTCTTAGAGTATAGACCCCTAACTTGTAGTCATAAATTTTAactgttgattgatgggatgtgatttaggatgatggtggtcccacttagaatgataatggtcatttagggttgagtggtagttggttgaatagtatgatctaacgggtgaaaatgatcaatggaataaatataaggccaaaaatttatgagcataagagagccaatactcataaaaatatatatatagagagagagagagagagagagaagagttttgctagaatgctatcagtagtaaacggcTTGGTTTCTACCGATTTGTTtccgatgatagagcttccaaattgatgaacagcaccgttaaacatgatctaaactatttaaactattagaaatcaaatttcacacatttcgatattgttctcttgtccatcaagtgaacagaaaaatgaatggctggaaataaatatcctttaaaaagcgatgataatattttatattgagatctagagtctaaatcttattttaaatagtttaaagaattgtctaacaaaatttagttgatttgaactcttctataccgttaaacgcaaacgcaccatatcggccattaaaattatagatttttgacctttgatcgttcagttagtgatgtcaaaaaaatcatgaaatttgatttctagataatttaaatggtctaaattatgttcaacgacaccggatcgtcgatttggaagctcgatcatgaaaaataaatcggtagtaaaccgagcaatttactaccgatagtagcccagtcaaactctatatatatatatatatatatatatattatatatatatatatatatatatagtgggctggtatgcttctggaagcatggagccctccgtacttccaaatttttttcgatgttcggctttcgaatcgatgatcgctcgttagagttgatctagagtatttgaagtacctagaagataaattttataattttttaatatcatttgcctagtgatcgaagggctcaaaatcaataattttaatggccgtggtgaccgtttgcaagtttaaacggtgtagaaatatccaaatcacataaaatttgatagaaaattttttataccatataaaacaagatcaataactttgatctaaaattttaatgtcatatcatcatattttttaagatttttattttcagctgttgattttgagccacatcgatcactaggcaaatgatatcgaaaaatcgcaaatttattttctagatacttcaaatactctagatcaagtctaacggagccgatcgtcgattcgaaagtccgaactcgaaaacaacttggaagcatggAGCGCTCcatgcttccaaaagcataccagacgcacttataagtatatatatatatatatatatatatatatatatatatatatatatatatatatatatatatatatagtcgggctactatactcttatgagtacgatcaccctcgtattcataagtcattttcgatgacagagcttccgaatcaacgatccataccgttaaacattttctagagcatttaaaagtttcagaaatcaaatttcataatttttcgacatcatttaccttacgatcaaaagcttacaaaattgataatttttaacggccagtataAGAGAcctgctagtttaacggtgcaaaagaatcagaataggttgaatttttgatagaaaattctattcactacatagataaagaccaataactccgatcttaaattgaaggatctgatcattcatttttaggacgtcgttcgattttaaccgttcattttatatccgcttgatggactttattatgattttgaaaaattacgaaatttattttctagaagtttcaaatactctatatcatatttaacggagtgaatggtcgattcggaagctccatcatcgaaaacaacttatgagtacgaaagggccaatactaataagagtatagtagccctactctatatatatatatatatatatatatagagagagagagagagagagagagtgagtgaggctactatgcttctggaagcagaGAGTCTTTCGTGTTTCCATGTCGTTTTTCatgttgcaactttcgaatcgtcgatcggctccgttaaacttgatatagagtatttgaagtatctagaaaataaattatgtgatttttcgatattatttgcctagtgaacgaaggggcacaaaatcaatggctaaaaataaaaatcttacaaaatatgataatatgatattaaaattttagatcaaagatattgatcttgttttatatagtgtaaagagaattttctatcaaaattttacgtgatttggatatttctacaccgttaaacttgcaaacgactcattacgaccattaaaattattgattttgagcccttcgatcactaggcaaatgatatcgaaaaatcacaaatttattttctagaagtttcaaatactctatatcatatttaacggagtggatcgtcgattcggaagctccatcatcgaaaacaacttatgagtacgaagggcccaatactcataagagtatagtagccctactctatatatatatatatatatatatatatatatatatatatatatatatatatataaaagatttatTTATCTTTCATTTCATCGagatattcatatttattttttatttttatcaaacatttttttaattactaagatatttttaaatttttgttgaaCCTTTTGAATAGTGTAAAAGATATAAActttataaacatatatataaatgcataataaatatatagtaagtATAGTATTTTCCTTTCTGCGTTATACTGTATTAATCGTaattaattgtaataaaataacaaTGTGCGAACGAAACGATGACCGGTTAACGGAGCAGCTGCTGCCGGTCCAACAACGTACGTCTGCAGCAGCTCGACGTACGGCACAGGTGGGTCCGAGGCAGCCGGAGATATTGTAATTCTAAAGCTGGGGCCGCTGCGAGCGGAGCTCAGCCTGCGTGACGAAGATGCCGTGGAAGCCGTAGGGAACTCGGCGCGGCAGCAACACCTCGGCGACGATGTCCAGCTGCGGCGAGCGCGCGTCCATGATGACGAACCTCGACTCCCCACTCCCCTCGTCGTGCACGTAGCAAACCGCGTACCCCTCGTCCTCCTCTCTCCGCCCGCCGCCCGGGGCTGGGGAGTCGTCGGGTACGAAGAAGGGCTCTCCCGCGAAGCATCCGGGGCCGAAGTCCCGGCGGGCCACCACGCAGTCACCCCTCCCTGCCCTGGAGAAGTCGAGCTTCGCCACTCCGGAGATCTTGGGCATGGGGTCGCCCACGCCGAGGTAGGCGTAGCGGTTGCGGCGCCCCACGTAGCCCGGGTGGATCACCCCGAAGTCGAGGTTCTCGGCGGAGAGCGGGGTCCGGCTCACGGCGCCGGTGCGGAGGTCGATGCGCACCATCTCCACGCAGCTGTGGACCAGCTCCATGCGCTCCAGCGCGTGCTCGATCGACAGCACGTTGGGCGCCACGAGAACCAGCTCGGCGCCGCGGGCCTCTTCCCAGGCGTTGAGGGCGTGCATCATGTTGAAGCCCGGGACCTCGAACCACCGCATGCCCGACTCGTCGGACGCGTAGCGGGGGAGGACGCCGAGCCGGGGAACCTTGCCGCGGTCGGACCCCACGGGCGCCCCGCCGCCGACGAGCATGTCCGCGGGCTTCATCACGATCTGGATGTCCGGGAACAGGGCGTGGCGCTCCGTGATGGCGAAGTCGTGCAGGAAGCAGGGCTGGCGGAGCGAGTAGACGGGCACGTCGGGGCCGGCCTTGTTCCCCGCCGGGTCGAAGCGGAAGTAGGTGAGGAAGGGAGGGACGGGCCCGTAGCGGAAGGCGAAGAGCTCCCCCGTGGCCGGGTCCCTCTTCGGGTGGGCCGTCATCCCCATGGAGACCCCGCCCTCGAAGTCGCAGCGGCCCAGCGTGCCCACGTCGCCCGTGGCCGGGTCCACCCGCACCGCGTAGGGCAGGTCCGACTCGCCGAGCGCGTAGAGCCGGccgccgaagaaggcgaggctGGTGTTGGCCAGCCCCCACCCCTCCGCCGGGTTCATCTGCCCCGTCAGCACCCGCGCCGCGGCCACGGCGCCCCGGGCCAGGCCGGCGGCGCCGTGGAAGCCGGAGAAGACGTTGGGCAGGACGGGCCCGCCGGCGTCGCGCTCGAGGAGGTACTTGTACGTGCGCACGTAGCGGGAGCAGAGGGTGGccggggcgggggcggcggcgccgtcgccgtcgccgtcgcccaGCTGGGacgaggggaggaggagggagtggaGCATGCCGTCGCCGTCGAAGAGGTGGTGGGGCCCGCGGGGGAGGTGCTGCGGGTTGGGCCCGTTGCGGATGTAGGCGCCGCCGGCCAGGCAGCGCGGGATGGCGCCGCGGACCACGGGGCACGGAGTCGGCGGAAGCTCGTCCACGGGCGCGAAGTTGTCGGAGAGCACGTAGCGGGGATCGACCGAGGGGCGGAGCACCGGCGGGTCGACGAAGTTGTTGATGAGCTCGTCCAGGGTGTTGCAGAACGTCGCCGGGAGGGACGCCGCCGCCTGGCGACCGGTAGCAGCAGCAGTGGGAGGAGGATGGAGAGCAGTAGTACTAGTGCTAGTAGTAGCAGGACGAGCAGGAGTAGTAGTATAATTAGTGGTATTAGTACTAGTAGTAGTATTAGGACTGGGAGGAGGTGCCGTGATCCGCCTCGCAGACGTACCCACCACTCCTTGCGACGTCGGACTCGACCGCGCGGTGCTGGTCTTAGGATTGGGTGCAGCTTTGGCCGATTTCTTTTGAGCGCTGGGTGGCTTCTCTTCGGTTCTAACGGCGGAGATTCGAAAGGGAGTAGTCAGAGGACGGAAGAgtcgggaggaggtggcggtAAGGAAGGAGGAAGTCGAAGCCTCCATCGATCTCGGATCTTTATCCAGGAACTAACGTACCCCTACTGCCCCACTGCCCCACTGCCctactgctctctctctctctctctccccccactCGACCAACTCTGGGTTGGATGGGAGTACTTATAGTAGGGTATGGTGGAATTTTGGTGGAGCTGGGGCCCCATATTAATTGAGTGCCGCAAGCTGATAAAGCTTAGgtgagagaaagggagagggcGAGTCCGGATACCCTCCGTCATGCTACCCATGCTTTCCAGGCACCAATAATCCAATCGAGCCAACAGTTGGCAGGCATTGAGGTGCCTCCTGTCCGGTGCTCAAGCGCATTGAGAATTCGAGATACCTCCTCGTCTGGTCCTCAGATCGAGTTGCTTGCGCTCGCCATTTTTTCTCAATTATTTGACATAAATAATTTCTATTTCCACTGAAATCGTGCACGCGATTCCCGACGTTTACGATGCTAAAATATCAATAATGAATCTGCCTCTACTGTGTGGACTGCAGAATTACCTTTGCATTCGATAAATCTCTAGAACCTTTGCAGTTAAGAAAGCTCAGTTCCATGATACTAAAGGTCTCTAAAACAGAGCTTTTTTGATTGACCATGTCATATCTAGCCtcattagtaaataaaaaaaaaaaaattcaatctagtcttcttttcaaaaaaatttctaatttagtcTTCTTTTGgtttattaaaaaacaaaagataactttaatagtatttatatcctaattagaaaagagaaattttttctctctctcctcccaacatactaatatttaaaaataattaatttttatcataataatattaattaaaaattaatatttaataataataaatattattattattgaatgttttttttagagagaaaaatatcaACATACTAccagcttcgtttattttttttagaaataaatttagttgaaaatgtgaatcaattataattcaaacttagaatcttaagtaccaaccactaaattctttgccacttgcactaaaaACAGTCCGTTACTAagtataataatactattactagtatttaattttactatacaaaccaatatgatcaaatttggcatatatagtaaattaaatactaataataataataataataaaactatcattcagtaataataatattattattattaaatattaattttcaattcttgttattattataaaaattaattgtttttaaatattagtaggttgagaggaaagagaaaaaaattttctctcctaattaacatataaatattctttaagttacttttattttctaatccaTCAGAAGAAAAGTTAGATTGAAAATTTCGTTTGAGAAAAAAGCAagattcgaattttttttttaccaataaGACTAGATATGGCATTAGTCCGTATACAGGACGTCCAACGACGAAATTAGTTAGCTAAACTTTTTAGAATGAATACAGGAGAATTTCTGGTGCTACTATTCGAACAACTCCGACGGTCACGCCGAAGTGACGGTTTTACACCAGCATAAACCAAGATGATCCATCGTTAAAAACAGGTTCTTTTTCGGCAAACGGAAATGCCACAATACCGttacaatatattaattaaaggCCAAATACAtactgaccgtctctagagcaagtggcaaaagacttgatagttggtattcgagacccaagttcgaattctagttgattaacatttctagctaagtttatttttaaataaaataaacgaagcaggtagcgtgctacctatctctctcttaaaaaaaaaaagccaaaaatttatttttaaatgaaataaacgaaacagatagcgtgctgtctatctctctcaaaaaaaaaaaaaaaaaaaaaaaaaaagccaaatgcATTCTCGTTTTATAATACTGGAGTGCCCGTAACAACTAACGTGGGCACGTCTAATGAACAACGGCTTCCTCTCAACAGCTCACCTCGCTTTAAATCATTTATTAGAATCTAATTGAGAATGTTAAAGAAGATTTAGCCGGTTTATTCCAATTGCATTATACATCTGTGCAAAACTGATTCTAATGCATTATTGCTCATCCCATAATTTTTAGTTAAGATCGATGTCTGTAGACCCACCAAAGTAGAGGCATTTTGAAACATGATTcaaaactttattattatatatatgcattttcgcaacttttatttattttaattttagtaatcTTAGCCAAAAATAGAGATTCTATTAAAACAATTGATAATTGATTCCAtcaatctttataaaatttttttctactttttagcTGACAAAAAGTGTGCACTACATTTGTTGACTATCGAAAATTGAAAAGGCagttaattttaacaaaattttaatacatttaaataaaatattttttttgagagaaaaatagcatgtaatccacttcgtttatttcatttagaaataaatttaactgaaaatatgaatcaactagatttcgaatttaaatttcggatatcaaccatcaacTTTTTTTGccttaaaatattgtaaatcaaaataattgaaaGCAAAGGATGTTGATCCAAGTAAAttaaagccaaaaaaaagaaaagaaaaaagaagtaggTTTACGGGACCTAGGTATATACGGGCtacagttgagggggtctccaaaCGTTTCTATCCGCAGGCACGTTTCTATCCGCAGGCCGCAGCGTATCCACCCGCACTGGCGATATATCTCCTGACCTGAGCTGTCGCAATTATTGCCCACAGGAGAGTGGTAGGGGTCCTGATCACTTGATCAGTAAGGTAAGCAATGGACAAGAAATGCGGCTCTTCTCTTCCACAGAAAAAGTTGAAGAGCACAGCCGAGGTGGGATAGGCATGCATTTACTCGATCTGCGCAACTAATATTGAATTTCTTATTCACTACAAATATCTCCCCACCTGTTGTCATCAGCAGATTTGATCTCTGCAAATGGACCCTTCCACCACGAAGCTGCAggttaaaagaataaaaaataaaaaataaaaaaaaaaaatgtagtttATTGTGCTGTATATTATACAAATTTTGTACTCTTTAATAATACCACTGTATTAAATGTTATTAAAACATACTCTCTCATAATTTGCTTGAACTTCACGTTAGATTTCTATATATGCCGTATTCTGTTACATCAAATTTTACATTAGACTTCAATTTCTACACCAATCTCAACAAATGAGAGAACTTTACATGAAAGTGGGAATTCTATGCCAGTTTTCATGACTACGGATCattagattttgaaaattttgttaggTAATGAATGACATGGGAGCACCTCTGCAAAAAGCTATTCGTACTTGCTATGCTATTTATCTTTAAAAAGAGAATTGACGCAATAGTACTTCATgtgatataaaatttatagtagcagaaaagagtaaaatttgagatttcacTTTGTTTCCCAGACATTAAAAAAATCTACAGATACCCGTCAACATTCCACTGTCTGTCAGTTAACCTCCTTCCATCGCCGCTCGGTTGGTGTGTCATCCTCCGTGATCGATCAGATGACGGGCAGTTTTAGATATCCATTAACACGTACCCtcaactactatatatatatatatatatatatatgagtatgcAGCGAGAACAAAACTATAACTAACTATATCTTCACTCTTTTAGTTTTTTCTCCCCCTACTCAACTTTGTTTCCCTTTCGCGCCTCATCCCTACCTCGATCATCCCGTCACAGTCCCACAGTCCCTCCATCTCTTGCACATACAGCACTTTTGGCACTCAGAATATCGCGCTAATTAAGTTGCATCCTAAGATGCAAGTTTGAACTGGCAATTAAGTTGCTACAGAATATTCTTTTTGTATTAAAGTACAAATATTATAAACATAACATCTTTTGTCCGGTTAGGTAAcgcgctacctttttctcaaaaaaaaaaaaacatcttttgTTCAGTTTTTTTGGACTCCCCAGTATCTATGTATGGCTGACTTTGATATTTCTTTACCTAAAAAACTGATATGATAgtaaacaatccaaattttCTCTCTATGCATTCCAGCTGAATTAATCTCTAATCTCTCTTGGTAAAACGAAGTACCAAACAATAGTCGTAAACACCCCTTAAAGTTTAATTCATTTTGAAATTGAgttctattgtttttttttaaaaaaaatttctctacttCCTAACCGTTTGATCTAGCTGATCTTTCGCCGGCAATTTTGAGAATTCTATTAAAATCAAACGTCTACGAAGAATATGCgtaattttctttttgactAAAATAATTCTGATCACGTACAATTTTTATGAGCATTtgttttgattaaaataaaatttacaaaattgcttaccaaaaaaaaaaaaaaaaatctaaatcaaACTGTTAATAAATAGTGTGTAAACAAGGATAGGGCAGTCTAACTGTCTGTACATTTAAAAGACTTTTCAACAATAATGCGTTCGTCCGTCTCTTTGTGCAGGGCTATCTCGTCGTTCGCTGCTGTGCCTTCAGCCCACGGGGTTCATCTCCTCCCATCCCACTTCTCACTTCTCACTGCTCAAAAACCGCTCTCCTTAGCTATCTCGCAATCTAAGTCCGAGTTTCCGTAAGTATCGGGTGCTACTTATCAGCACCGTACGTAACTCTTCCCTGCTCTTCGTTTCTCTCCGCTTTCACTTTTCTTCCGCGGAGGCTCCCTCCGCTTTCTCGGCGAGAAGCGAACAGGAAGGACGCCAGGCGGGGGTGCgactctgctgctgctgctgctgctgctgtacTAGAGGTAATAACTAATTTATAAGAACCCACCACTCCGCACCCTACTATCACTAGTGCCGACTGCCGAGGTCCAAATTACGATCACCACAAGTACGCTTTCATCTGTTCTGTCCCCGTGGGGTTGAGGTCTCTCGTTTCCGTAATCACCGTCACGATAAGCTTCTATAGGAAAGAACTAGCTACAAGGAAAATATTCATTACCGCGCGCCAATTCCTGTTGTTGTGGGTAATTGTTCAGTATTGGGTAGAAATATGAATCTTGCTTTTCAAATACGATATCAGAGCTTTAATTCGCCCCCACTACCCTAAGTCAGCTCAGTAGATGCATGCGAGTCGCGTCTAGTCCGTGAAGTTGTTCGTCCCACATGCTAGCAGCTCCTGGTGTTTGGGTCGGGTCCGTTCCATGTATGAGTCGCAGGCGGATTTCGTGTGATACAGTCGGATGGCTGCCATGTAGTAGCAGTGCCTAGCACAAGGGATTTAGCACGGATGCTAAGAATTACAAGTCCCGTATTTGCTACAACTATGAATCCTGACTGATGCAAGGATGTTCCAACTCACCAGGCTTAAGCATTGGGTTGGTTCCTAGTATTTCTACCGATGGCTGACTATTTACATTCTTCATTATATTCGTATATTATATGAAGCCGATTCCTTTTGTTGGTATTAACTCTTTTACATCCTTAACTCAGTTAAACATATATTCCTCCCTTACACTGTTATTCTACTATGAGAAGGTGCATCTACCAAGTGGTGTGCGTAAGGTAGTTGTTTTATTAAAGAGTTGTCCGTCCAAGGTCATAATATAAGTTATCTAATCcctttaccttctttttttttttttgttctccttTATAAATCTCCCTCATCATGAATCAGCATAGTATTGTATTTTTGACCAATTCATAGATCTACTGTTACTTCGATTTCTTATATTTTGCTTTAAAGTTTCGTATACATTGCCTTCAATTGAATGCCTTGTTCTGCAATCCATCTCattttttttgctgaaattttatttcttttgaactTTTGATAGATTTTACTGTTTTCATGGCTTTTCTGTTCAATAATTGGTCTTCTCATCGACAATTTCTTAACTTTCAGTGCTTTAATTTTCGCTTGTTCTTTGCACGATGATTATTAGATATATTGCTACTTGTCCTTGTGAGGGATTTGTTATCTTAAGCTTTACtattcaaagttttttttccctctttgaatacttttgtgtgtgtgtgtgtgtgtgtgtgtgtgtgtgtgtgtgtgtgtgtgtgtgtgtgtgtgtgtggaggcATTAGTCTTTGAATATTTGATATTACCTTTCTAGAATATGATCATTGATTATTCCTGTCTTTCTGAGCAGAGACATGAACGCAGTAGGACCTTGAGAATTTGCCTGCTCATTGATTATTCACGTCCTTCTGACTGGAGACTTGGTAGGATATTGAGAACTTTCCTTCCTACAATCAAAAAGAACTTGACGTCATATAGCAGGCTGGGAACAAGAAAAACTGAAATTATTAGTGTCATGATAGCAAATAAAAAGAAGGAACAAGACTAAATTGCcttcaccgaccgtccctagcgcaagtagcAAAAGGTTTGGTGATTGATATCCAAAGTCCTAAGTTCGAAGCTTAGTTGCGTTACATCTCAAGCTAAATttgtttgtaaaaaaaataaacgaaacgggtagcgtgctatctttctctctcaaaaaagaaaaaaaaaagaaaaaaaaaagaagaagaactgAAGAAGACAGAAGGCTAAATTGCCTTCCTAATTGCAAATCCAATAAGATTGGGGATACTGAAGGCATGTTTGGTCCATAATTGGAGTCAGGATAGGAAACAAATTCCGAATGGGTGGGAATCAGAGTGGGGATGACCAATTCGGTCAATGTGTTTGGTTTGCAATTGGAATAGGAATTGAAACGGATGATCCTCTTTCTACCATGGAATGAGACACATTCATCATATAGTTGTACATGGTGTTGATAATCTTCAATATCTATTGAAAGGGAGAGGAGAACAATGGCTTGTCATTTCTTCTGTAGGCTTGTAAtcttttttaggtttttttttttttaaaaaaaagaagtcagTCCCTTGATCAGATGGTTCTTTGCTTTATTTTTGTTGACTCTTCAAGTCTAGGTTATTCATTGGGTGCTATTCTCTCTGGTTGGATAACCTCAGATTATGTTGAGAGGGAAATTCTTTCATTGTAGCTTTGTGAGCTACTAGCATGTGGCTTGTCCAAGAATGCCAAGAATTTTATCACATAGTAAATGGAGGTTGAATATCAAAATTAGTTTCGGAAGAGGTTGATTTGTGTCCTGAAATCTCACGCTTCTTTTTTTGCAGGTCAAATTGTTTCATAGTGTTGctttt
This genomic interval from Ananas comosus cultivar F153 linkage group 8, ASM154086v1, whole genome shotgun sequence contains the following:
- the LOC109714546 gene encoding zeaxanthin 7,8(7',8')-cleavage dioxygenase, chromoplastic, translated to MEASTSSFLTATSSRLFRPLTTPFRISAVRTEEKPPSAQKKSAKAAPNPKTSTARSSPTSQGVVGTSARRITAPPPSPNTTTSTNTTNYTTTPARPATTSTSTTALHPPPTAAATGRQAAASLPATFCNTLDELINNFVDPPVLRPSVDPRYVLSDNFAPVDELPPTPCPVVRGAIPRCLAGGAYIRNGPNPQHLPRGPHHLFDGDGMLHSLLLPSSQLGDGDGDGAAAPAPATLCSRYVRTYKYLLERDAGGPVLPNVFSGFHGAAGLARGAVAAARVLTGQMNPAEGWGLANTSLAFFGGRLYALGESDLPYAVRVDPATGDVGTLGRCDFEGGVSMGMTAHPKRDPATGELFAFRYGPVPPFLTYFRFDPAGNKAGPDVPVYSLRQPCFLHDFAITERHALFPDIQIVMKPADMLVGGGAPVGSDRGKVPRLGVLPRYASDESGMRWFEVPGFNMMHALNAWEEARGAELVLVAPNVLSIEHALERMELVHSCVEMVRIDLRTGAVSRTPLSAENLDFGVIHPGYVGRRNRYAYLGVGDPMPKISGVAKLDFSRAGRGDCVVARRDFGPGCFAGEPFFVPDDSPAPGGGRREEDEGYAVCYVHDEGSGESRFVIMDARSPQLDIVAEVLLPRRVPYGFHGIFVTQAELRSQRPQL